In the Oncorhynchus nerka isolate Pitt River linkage group LG2, Oner_Uvic_2.0, whole genome shotgun sequence genome, one interval contains:
- the LOC115142266 gene encoding green-sensitive opsin-3-like, whose translation MNGTEGNNFYIPMSNRTGLVRSPFLYQQYYLAPPWQFYLLAVYMFFLICFGFPINGLTLYITATNKKLQQPLNFILVNLAAAGMIMVLFGFTITITSAVNGYFIWGPLGCAIEGFMATLGGQVALWSLVVLAIERYIVVCKPMGSFKFSVAHAGAGVGFTWVMAATCAVPPLVGWSRYIPEGMQCSCGPDYYTLSPGYNNDSYVIYMFVCHFMVPVFIIAFTYGSLVLTVKAAAASQQDSASTQKAEKEVTRMCLLMVMGFLIAWTPYASVAAWIFFNKGAAFTAQFMAVPAFFSKSSAIFNPVIYVLMNKQFRNCMLAAVGIAAPEDETSVSTSKTEVSSVGPA comes from the exons ATGAATGGCACTGAGGGCAACAACTTCTACATCCCCATGTCCAACAGGACTGGGCTTGTAAGGAGTCCTTTTCTATACCAACAGTACTACTTGGCGCCTCCATGGCAATTCTATCTGCTTGCTGTCTACATGTTCTTCCTGATCTGTTTTGGATTCCCCATCAACGGTCTGACCCTGTACATCACAGCCACAAACAAGAAGCTCCAGCAACCTCTAAACTTCATTCTGGTCAATTTGGCTGCAGCTGGAATGATCATGGTCCTCTTTGGATTCACTATCACCATTACATCTGCTGTCAATGGTTACTTCATCTGGGGACCATTGGGCTGTGCCATTGAGGGATTCATGGCTACACTTGGAG GTCAGGTGGCTCTGTGGTCTCTGGTGGTGCTGGCAATTGAGAGATACATTGTGGTCTGCAAGCCCATGGGCAGCTTCAAATTCAGTGTTGCCCATGCTGGTGCTGGTGTTGGATTCACCTGGGTGATGGCTGCCACCTGCGCTGTTCCCCCACTGGTTGGCTGGTCCAG ATACATCCCTGAGGGCATGCAGTGTTCATGTGGACCTGACTACTATACTCTGAGTCCAGGCTACAACAATGACTCATATGTCATATACATGTTTGTCTGCCACTTCATGGTTCCAGTCTTCATCATTGCCTTCACTTATGGAAGCCTTGTCCTCACAGTCAAGGCG GCGGCAGCTTCCCAGCAGGACTCAGCATCCACCCAGAAAGCTGAGAAGGAAGTGACACGTATGTGCCTCCTGATGGTTATGGGTTTTCTGATTGCCTGGACCCCCTATGCCTCTGTTGCTGCTTGGATCTTCTTCAACAAAGGAGCTGCGTTCACTGCCCAGTTCATGGCTGTCCCAGCCTTCTTCTCAAAGAGCTCAGCCATCTTCAACCCAGTCATCTATGTTCTGATGAACAAACAG ttccgtAACTGCATGCTGGCTGCTGTAGGCATAGCAGCCCCTGAGGATGAGACTTCTGTGTCAACAAGCAAGACAGAAGTGTCTTCTGTGGGCCCTGCATAG
- the LOC115142254 gene encoding green-sensitive opsin-4, which yields MQNGTEGSNFYIPMSNRTGLVRSPFLYQQYYLAPPWQYYGLAVYMFFLICFGFPINGLTLYVTATNKKLRQPLNFILVNLAAAGMIMVLFGFTITITSAVNGYFIWGPLGCAIEGFMATLGGEVALWSLVVLAVERYIVVCKPMGSFTFTASHAGAGVAFTWIAAMACAAPPLVGWSRYIPEGMQCSCGPDYYTLAEGFNNESYVIYMFTCHFIIPVCLIAFTYGSLVLTVKAAAASQQDSASTQKAEKEVTRMCILMVCGFMIAWTPYATLAAYIFFNKGIAFSAQSMAIPAFFSKSSALFNPIIYVLMNKQFRGCMLAAVGMKAEEDETSVSASKTEVSSVGPA from the exons ATGCAGAACGGCACAGAAGGAAGCAACTTCTACATTCCCATGTCCAACAGGACTGGGCTTGTAAGGAGTCCTTTTCTATACCAACAGTACTACTTGGCGCCTCCATGGCAATACTATGGTCTTGCTGTCTATATGTTCTTCCTGATCTGCTTTGGATTCCCCATCAACGGGCTGACCTTGTATGTCACAGCCACAAACAAGAAGCTTCGGCAACCCCTTAACTTCATCCTGGTCAACTTGGCTGCAGCTGGAATGATAATGGTCCTCTTTGGATTCACCATCACCATTACATCTGCTGTCAATGGTTACTTCATCTGGGGACCATTGGGCTGTGCCATTGAGGGATTCATGGCTACACTTGGAG GTGAGGTTGCCCTGTGGTCTCTGGTAGTGCTGGCTGTCGAGAGATACATTGTGGTCTGCAAGCCTATGGGCAGCTTCACGTTCACTGCCTCCCACGCTGGTGCTGGTGTTGCATTCACCTGGATAGCTGCTATGGCTTGTGCTGCTCCCCCACTGGTTGGCTGGTCCAG GTACATCCCAGAGGGCATGCAATGCTCATGTGGACCTGACTACTACACCTTGGCCGAAGGCTTCAACAATGAATCATATGTGATCTACATGTTTACCTGCCACTTCATCATCCCAGTCTGTTTGATCGCCTTCACTTATGGAAGTCTTGTCCTCACAGTCAAGGCG GCTGCAGCTTCCCAGCAGGACTCAGCATCTACCCAGAAAGCTGAGAAGGAAGTGACACGTATGTGCATCCTGATGGTTTGTGGTTTCATGATCGCCTGGACCCCCTATGCCACCCTCGCTGCCTACATCTTCTTCAACAAAGGAATTGCCTTCAGTGCCCAGTCCATGGCTATACCTGCCTTCTTCTCCAAGAGCTCAGCCTTGTTCAACCCCATTATCTATGTTCTGATGAACAAACAG TTCCGTGGCTGCATGCTGGCCGCTGTAGGGATGAAAGCAGAAGAAGATGAAACGTCTGTGTCAGCAAGCAAGACAGAAGTGTCTTCTGTGGGCCCTGCATAG